The genomic window GTGGTCACACCGCACGTTGCGAAGGCGCACCTTTGGGAGACGTCGGGTCATCTCGATTTCTATGCCGAGAGCATGTACCCGGCAATGGAACTCGACCACGGCGATGCGTACTACGTCAAGCCCATGAACTGCCCATTTCACGTCCTCATCTTCAAGAGTCGGAGTCGTTCTTATCGGGAGCTGCCACTGCGCCTGTTCGAACTCGGAACGGTCTATCGGTACGAACGTTCCGGGGTCGTTCACGGTCTCCTGAGAGCCAGGGGCTTCACCCAGGACGACAGCCACATCTTCTGCAGCCGCGAGCAGATAGGCACCGAATTGCAGAATCTGCTCGATTTCGTCCTCACGGTGCTGCGAGACTTCGGGTTTGCCGAATTCGAGGCCGAGCTCTCAACCCGGCCCGAGAAGTTCGTTGGCGAACCGGAGATGTGGGAACTGGCGACCGCCTCGCTGGCGGCCGCGCTCGAGACGGCGGACCTCGAGTACTCGGTCGCGGAGGGTGATGGGGCCTTCTACGGGCCGAAGATCGATGTGCACATCAGGGACGCGATCGGTCGAAGGTGGCAGCTTTCGACGATTCAGGTCGATTTCTCCCTTCCGGAGCGGTTCGATGTCGAGTTTGCCAGTGCGGACAACACGCGTGATCGTCCGGTGGTGATCCATCGGGCCCTGTTCGGGTCCGTCGAGCGGTTCTTCGGGATTCTTCTCGAGCACTATGCAGGGGCGTTCCCTGCCTGGCTCGCCCCGGTGCAGGCTGCGATCGTTCCGGTCGCCGATCGGCACATCGGCTACGCCAACGAGGTTGTCTCCCTGCTTCGTGGCGCAGGAGTGCGCGCACGGGTCGACGAGAGCCAGGAGACGGTGGGGGAGAAGATCCGACGCGCCTTGTCGCTGAAGGATCCGGCCGTTCTCGTGGTCGGAGATAGTGACGAGGAGGCACGTACCGTTGGCTTGCGCTTGTACAGCGCCGAGCGAGAGGAACGCGATGTGCCGCTCGAAGCCGCCGTGGACCGCCTGGTGGCGCTGGTCGCACCGCCCAGATAGCGGCGATTTTTCCTAGACGGGGGACCGGCATAATCTGATCTCCCCACGAGACCGTCGACAACCAGGGAGATTCGTCTGTGAAACGATTCGTCGAAACCATCTCCGTTGTGGTGCGGCGATGGCCGTGGTGGACGATCGTGACGATGCTTGCGATCACGGTGGTCCTGGCTTCGTTTGCGAGGCAGGCCAAGGTGGCCTCGGGACAGGAAGGGTTTGCGCCGGACACGCCCGAGATCGCGGCGTCGGATCAGATACGGGAGCTCTTCTCGACCGGAAGCAGCGAGAAGGTCATGCAGATCATCCTCAGCGGGGACAACGTCATCAGCGCCTCGGGGGTCCGGACGGTCGCAGCCATCGAATCGGCGATACGCTCCAGCGACGCCGCAGCCTACATTTCGGACCGCTCGGATCGAGCCGGCATCGTGTCATACCTTGGAGGAGTACTTCGGGCAGCGCAGATGCAGGGCATGGACATTGGCAAGCTCTCCGACGAGCAGGTGAAGCAGCTGTACAAACTGAGCCTGCAGCAGGCGGCGCCGGGACAAGCCGACTACCTGAGAGCCCTGGCCTCCTCGAAGGGCCGGCTTGATGAGGCCACAGCTCCCGCCGGGCTCGTCGTCGTGTTTCTCGACACTTCGGCCTTGCCCCAAACGGGTGACGACTTCAGTGCACTCGTCGATATCGAAAAGGGGATCGCGGCCACGGCAGAGCAGCACTCGTCCGGTGGCATCGACGTTCAGGCATTCAGCATGTTGCTGCTCATGGGAGACGAGTTCGACTTCTCTGCCGAGGTCGGTCGCCTCTTCCTGAGTGCGTTCCTGATCATCTTGCTGATTCTCGGGTACGTGTATTACGTGCGGCCTCGCGGGGGGCGTACAGGATGGGGAGCGATTCGGCGTACGGTCGCCGATGTTGCGCTCACCCTGGCCGTGATCATGACGGCAATCGTGTGGATGCAGGGCTTCGGTGTGCTGCTCGGGCCTGATCATCTCGGTGTGATCGGTGATCTGAATCAGATCACCCAGATCATTCCCATCCTGCTCATCGGTCTTGGAGTGGACTACGCGATCCACTTGACCGGACGATACCGGGAGGAGATCGGTCTCGGCAAGACGGTCGCGGAGGCTTCCACCCGAGCGATCGGAACGGTCGGTGTGGCTCTCATTCTGGCGACCTTGACGACCGCCGTCGGGTTTCTGACCAACCTGATCTCACCAATCCCGGGGCTGAGGGATTTCGGGATCCTCACTTCGGTGGGGATCGTCTCGGCGTTCGTTCTGATGCTGACGTTGCTGCCGGCGATCAGGCTCCTGCTCGATCGTCGTGCCGAACGTGAGGGACGACTGCATGCGGAGTCATTCGTCGTCGGCTCGACGGCAAGGGCGCTCCCTCGCATCGCCGCGCGTACAGCGGTGCTCGCAGAACGTCTTCCCGTCGTGACGCTCGTGGTGGCACTGGCTCTCGGAGGGCTGGGCGCCTTCGGGTTGACACAGCTCAAGACGACGTTCAGTTTCGTCGACTTTCTGCCGCAAGACTCGCCGGCGGTCCGCGCCTTCAAGACGGTGGAAGAGCAGTTCGCGGGTGGCTTCGGTGAAGCGACGAACGTACTCATCAAGGGTGATGTGGCGACGCCGCAGGCGTATCAGGCGATGCAGGAGGCATGGAACCTGCTCGGCGAGACACCGGACGTGACGAGCTTCGGTGGGTTTGCGGCAGCAGAGTCACCGCTCAGCGTCGTGGCAAACTTGGCGCGGTCTGGAAACAAGAAGTTCCTGCAGGCCGCCGGTGCAGCAGGTTTGGGATCCGATCTCACCGTCGGACCCGACGCCGATATCGCCGGCATCTTCAATGCGGCCGTGATTGCAGCACCGGAGGAAATGGGCCGTGTGCTCCACAAGGACGCCGATGGTTCCTACACCGCTGCCCAGTTCGTGATACAGACCGGAGCGGGCGAGGAGCGAGCCGCAGCCCTTGCCGCCAATCTTCGCCGGGACTTCACTCCGGTCACCGACGCAGGCTTGACGGCAATCCCGACGTCGACGTCGATCATCTCGGCGGTGATCGTCAACAAGCTCTCGAGCTCGCAGCTCAGGTCGCTGTTCGTCGCGATCTTCGTCGCGATGCTGCTGCTGATCGTCAACTTCTGGTTCGAAACACGCCGCCCCTTCCTGGGTGTGATCACGATCGCTCCGGTCGCCCTCGTCGTGCTGTGGACCTTCGGCATGATGGCGCTGTTCGGGATCTCCTTCAACCCGGTGACGGCGACGCTGTCCGCGATGGCGATCGGGATTGGTGTGCCGTTCACGATTCACGTGACCCACCGGTTCGAGGAAGACCGAGCGCGCTATGAGGATCAGGAGGAGGCGATCCGTTCGACCGCCCGCCACACCGGTGCCGCCTTGGCCGGCTCGGCCTTCACGACGATGGCCGGGTTCGGGATCTTGATGACGTCCTCGCTCAAGCCGATGCAACAGATGGGCGAGGTGACGGTCTTCGCACTCGGTGCCGCGCTCGTCGCGTCGGTGCTCGTGCTGCCATCCATGTTGGCATTGTGGGATACGTGGCATCGCAAACGTAGTTCCACGACGTTCGATCGTGAGCGGCTCAGAGCGCGCGGATACATCGAGCAATAGACGAGGGGGCTCAGGATAGAGCCCCCTCGTGATCGCCGGCCGGTCGCAGTCAGATCCCGGCGATTTCTTCGAGCATGGCTGTCGTCAACGACTTCGGCCGCTCGATCGGATAACCGAGTGCCCGGTCCCAGACGATGTTGGAGAGGACACCGAGGGACCGGCCGATTCCGAAGAGGACCGTGTAGAAGTCGTACTCGCGAAGTCCGTAGTGCCACTGAATGACACCGGACTGGGCGTCGACGTTCGGCCACGGGTTCTTGGCCTTGCCCTGCTCCTCCAAGATCGGTGGGACGACTTTGTAGAGCATGTCCACATACTTGAAGATCGGATCATCCGGCAGATGTTTCAGGCAGAAATTGCGCTGTTCCGCATACCTCGGGTCGGTCTTGCGGAGCACGGCGTGGCCGAATCCCGGGATGACCTGACCGGAGTTCAGCGTCTCCCAGACGAACTCCTTCATCTTCTCCTCTGTGGGGACCTCACCACCCATCTTCTCCATGACACCCTGGATCCAGCGCAGCACCTCTTGGTTCGCGAGGCCGTGCAGTGGACCGGCGAGACCGTCGATCATCGCCGATGCCGCGTAGTAGACGTCCGAGAGTGCGCTCGCGACCAGATGTCCGGCGTGGGCACTCACATTCCCGCTCTCGTGATCGGAATGGAGGATGAAGTACAGGCGGGCGACATCGTCGTACGGCTCATCGATGCCCATCATGTGGGCGAAGTTGCCACCCAGATCCAGATTCGGATCCGGGGCGATCGGAGTGTCACCCTTGTACTTGAGGCGGTAGATGAACGCTCCCAGTTCGGGGAGTTTCGCCCAGAGGTTGAGGGCGTCCTCCAACGTGGGCTGCCAGTGGTCCATCTTTCCGAGGCCCTTGTTGTAGGCCTTCACATACTCGGATTCTCTCTGCATGGTCAGGATGGCGGCAGAGAACATCGTCATCGGATGTGTGTCTCGTGGCATCGCCCTGAGCACGTCGAATACGTACTGGGGAATACCCGAACGGTTCTTCAACTCCTGCACGAGTTCCGCAACGTCCTCCTCCGTCGGGACCTCCCCGGTGAGGAGTAGGTGGATGTGGCCTTCGACATAGGGCATCTCTCGCCCCGGGACCTTTGGCAGCAGCGCCAACGTCTCGGGGATCGTGTGGCCGCGGAAC from bacterium BMS3Abin02 includes these protein-coding regions:
- the thrZ gene encoding threonine--tRNA ligase 2 is translated as MLHESWVSKKWYSEAIREKRVNVSIEIEFPDGSRRPFPDGSTGLDVATSIGKRLAAAAVAAKLDGVPLDLTRPLPHGGKLEIITGDTEEGREVLRHSAAHVMAQAVLSLFEGARFAIGPAIEDGFYYDFDIGRPFTSEDLARIEARMGEIVAEDQPFIREEVSEEDALAMFADQPFKTEIVEAVDDGELGTVITVYRNEGFVDLCRGPHVPSTSKIKAFKLLRSAGAYWRGDEHRPQLQRIYGTAWESTKALQAYLDRLEEAERRDHRKLGAELDLFSFPPELGSGLAIWHPKGGIVRKVIEDYSRRVHMENGYELVVTPHVAKAHLWETSGHLDFYAESMYPAMELDHGDAYYVKPMNCPFHVLIFKSRSRSYRELPLRLFELGTVYRYERSGVVHGLLRARGFTQDDSHIFCSREQIGTELQNLLDFVLTVLRDFGFAEFEAELSTRPEKFVGEPEMWELATASLAAALETADLEYSVAEGDGAFYGPKIDVHIRDAIGRRWQLSTIQVDFSLPERFDVEFASADNTRDRPVVIHRALFGSVERFFGILLEHYAGAFPAWLAPVQAAIVPVADRHIGYANEVVSLLRGAGVRARVDESQETVGEKIRRALSLKDPAVLVVGDSDEEARTVGLRLYSAEREERDVPLEAAVDRLVALVAPPR
- the ydfJ gene encoding membrane protein YdfJ is translated as MKRFVETISVVVRRWPWWTIVTMLAITVVLASFARQAKVASGQEGFAPDTPEIAASDQIRELFSTGSSEKVMQIILSGDNVISASGVRTVAAIESAIRSSDAAAYISDRSDRAGIVSYLGGVLRAAQMQGMDIGKLSDEQVKQLYKLSLQQAAPGQADYLRALASSKGRLDEATAPAGLVVVFLDTSALPQTGDDFSALVDIEKGIAATAEQHSSGGIDVQAFSMLLLMGDEFDFSAEVGRLFLSAFLIILLILGYVYYVRPRGGRTGWGAIRRTVADVALTLAVIMTAIVWMQGFGVLLGPDHLGVIGDLNQITQIIPILLIGLGVDYAIHLTGRYREEIGLGKTVAEASTRAIGTVGVALILATLTTAVGFLTNLISPIPGLRDFGILTSVGIVSAFVLMLTLLPAIRLLLDRRAEREGRLHAESFVVGSTARALPRIAARTAVLAERLPVVTLVVALALGGLGAFGLTQLKTTFSFVDFLPQDSPAVRAFKTVEEQFAGGFGEATNVLIKGDVATPQAYQAMQEAWNLLGETPDVTSFGGFAAAESPLSVVANLARSGNKKFLQAAGAAGLGSDLTVGPDADIAGIFNAAVIAAPEEMGRVLHKDADGSYTAAQFVIQTGAGEERAAALAANLRRDFTPVTDAGLTAIPTSTSIISAVIVNKLSSSQLRSLFVAIFVAMLLLIVNFWFETRRPFLGVITIAPVALVVLWTFGMMALFGISFNPVTATLSAMAIGIGVPFTIHVTHRFEEDRARYEDQEEAIRSTARHTGAALAGSAFTTMAGFGILMTSSLKPMQQMGEVTVFALGAALVASVLVLPSMLALWDTWHRKRSSTTFDRERLRARGYIEQ
- the gltA2 gene encoding citrate synthase 1, which gives rise to MALKEALERKIDEWRPRTARLIKEYGGVKVSDVTIAQAIGGARGVRCLVTDISYLDPNEGIRFRGHTIPETLALLPKVPGREMPYVEGHIHLLLTGEVPTEEDVAELVQELKNRSGIPQYVFDVLRAMPRDTHPMTMFSAAILTMQRESEYVKAYNKGLGKMDHWQPTLEDALNLWAKLPELGAFIYRLKYKGDTPIAPDPNLDLGGNFAHMMGIDEPYDDVARLYFILHSDHESGNVSAHAGHLVASALSDVYYAASAMIDGLAGPLHGLANQEVLRWIQGVMEKMGGEVPTEEKMKEFVWETLNSGQVIPGFGHAVLRKTDPRYAEQRNFCLKHLPDDPIFKYVDMLYKVVPPILEEQGKAKNPWPNVDAQSGVIQWHYGLREYDFYTVLFGIGRSLGVLSNIVWDRALGYPIERPKSLTTAMLEEIAGI